The Solanum pennellii chromosome 11, SPENNV200 sequence TTATTTATACAACTACTTGGTGGCTTAATGGTTAAAGATTTATGTCATTTGTATTAAATTATGTTACAAGTActatacatttaaaatatttaaaaaaaaattgtaaattttgatTGACTCTCAAAATTAGTGAATAGAAGTAACATATACTAattgaaattttctttaaaatattagaaatcacaatatttattaattctaaaatcatataaaaaaattgattgattaTTCCATCTATGTCGCATAAATTAACacacaaaaataacatatattgagTTCATGCTACGCATAGGGCCCTATATCTAgtcttaaaaataaacaaaatagaaGAGATGAGTCGGGAAGAGTTAACAAATGTCTCATacaaacttattttaagtactCTCCATTTTGCTCACTTTTACTTATCTATGTTTAATTTCACAGAATCCTAAGAAGTAATAAATAGACCATTGGTTTGATTATATCACTTCTAATTATTCCATATCATCTAATGTTTGAGGaattaattgaaatatgttACTTCTTACGTTCTAATTTGTATGATGTAATGTGACTgaacataaaatataagaaatatagAAAGACTCAACAATGTTCTAAAACGACCCTTAAAAGGATCACCTTTGTGAATGTTCGCCAAATAAGTGGGACTAAATATGAATAAACGTTGCTAGTGTTAATAGATATTTAACACATTAAAATGTGTCATATTTCTTGAAaccaactaaaaagaaaaaaatgtcatataaattgagacgaaGAAAGTAATActtaataataactaataaggACCAAATAGGTACAATGTGATGaattatttcatgatttttctaaTCAAACAAGTAGatgtaataaattatttttaataggtGAAATGGTTTGATGAACCCTTGTTGTTTTATAAGTTTGTATTTTGAACCCTCCTAGTTAACACTTTGCTAACTGAATTCTTAAACCcattaaaatatttcacatGGAGGAGTGTACATCTTTATGTTGGGTGTTCTTCTGTCGTGCGACCCGAcacacaattttaaaataattttctcattTGATCAGTGAATGTGTAATCCAACCGATTACACATGTAGTTCCACGTCATTGAAAGTGCAAGAATTaagcattaaaaaaaatcaaatcactTTTGCAAGATCTTACGAAATTCATGTCAAATAGATGAAATTCTTCTTTGTTTAACTTGAAATTCCAAATACAAGCTCACCAATACAAATCCAACGAGCCccaaatcatatattttaattaatttcacaaATTCATAAGACACATTTattattcttcaaatttatcaaTAGAGTTTTCTAAAACTTCCAATATTCACCATCATCATTTACATTAATCTATACTCGCACCTTCTCTCTGAATCCAACACACACAAACAATGGtctcaatttaaaatttagaacactaaaaaatatattaaaaagggGCAGAAAGAAGAGATTAGAGGTAGAGTTTGATTTGTTGCAAACAACGAGAGTGGATTGAAGAAAAAGAGTGTAGCAAGTGATTtcgaataaaaagaaaataaatgtgctAGGTTAATTTGCTGAAGAAGAAAAGTTGGGGGTGAGGTGGTGGTTTTGCAGGGAGGGGGGAGGGTGATGATTAAAGAAgaaacaagtttttttttctaaaaaaaataatcatgttttttaactaaaaaaataccGTATTTATGCAATTAAAAGCGAGTGCAATCATGGCCAGCTGGGTTTTACATATTATGTTCTAATGAGTTGATCGATTAACATAATGATGGGTATGAAAATTCATAATACAAACTCATACAAGAATAAGGattcatttaaatatttcatctttttaatataataaacaagCAAAAGTAGAACGAAAAAAAGCAACACTGATTTCGgtataagaaaaataactttGAATACTTTTTAGAGCTAATTATACATGTCTGCTTAAATAATCCATTCAAATAGGTAAGAAAACATAAAGGATTCCTGTAGTGTACATGGGCTATTTTTTAAGTATTGATTggatttgaaataaaaatagattgaaAAGAATCCaccacataaaaatatattatgtgagaTATGCCCAAGCTTGTCTCCTGAACTAATTTCTTGGAGAAATAATTTCTTCATTCCCACTTACTAGACATTGGCCAGAAACTACTGTAGACTAATCTATTTTGCTTCCACATCcagatcaaataaataataaatcgtCGTGTACACTAACAGAAGAGCATCAGGAACATCCATGCATGAACGAACCCCTTCCGGGGATTATTCCTGTTCCTCAGCCAGCAGAAACAGTTACGGTTAAAAAGGAGACATCTGATTTGGTCAAGTCCTCTGGTGAACAGGAAACACACTGACACAATCAAAAACACTTTTACTACTAACAACCCAGTAGATTACACTTGGCATGAAACTTGTAGCCATATGTACAAGCTGAAGATACAACATCAAACTGGAATGGTATCTAGCAATTCTCTAACTCGCACATCCACATCACCTCCAAAGGAACGATCAAGCATGTATCATCTAGATATTAGAGAGACAATCAGAAAAAGAACCAAGAAATAATAGCATAGCAGGCATTGGACATAGTACATCAGTGAGGATAATCAATTTGCATCCAGCCAGTTTAAACATCTTAGGTGAAATTCCATCAACTCTGTAAAGCACCTAATGTAGATAGGTAGTAGTTACCTAACTATGAAAGCACATAAATAGAAACATATCAATACTTGtctctgtttttttctttcGCTCTCATTGAAGTATTGATGTCAAGTTAATTTGTCATCCAACAACCTGCTGGAATCAACAAGATCAACAGAGGTACCAGAGGATTTGGCCTCAGTCCGTTCCTCGCAACTCACCTCCCATCCTTACCCCACTCTCACcccaagaaaaagaagaatccCAAATGAATCAGCTACTAGAAGAAAACAACCCTTCCCCTCCCCaacaaagtaaaaatgaaaaatctcaTAGAAAAAGAAACACATTCAGAGCTTAGATTATCTCTCAATGCAAAATTACAAGACACAAATGTTAAAAGTACACCTGAAATATCTGGTTTCTTAGTTTCATGCCTAAACTATCCTATCGAAGgtgtgagtttcatacctaaattaTCACGTactagtttgagaaacacacctcaGTGGTGTGTGTAATCCactatcttttatttaaaaaaacattgtCACATGACATTCCAcatggataaaatattttatcttgataaaaactaaaataaactattaatattaGTTAAAAGTTAAAGATTAAAGTATTACTCCCTTCGTCTCATATTAGTTGATCACTTTCCATTTTGCACGTTgtttaagaaatcataaataagaagataattataattcagtcacgtcatcaatttatttaattaaaaaatcaaaagaaataattcaattttttttttcagaattataattttttttaattaaaaaaattgatgacgtggccgaattataattggccacgtgtcaaaaatggttttgcaaaaccactattaaaaaataatggcatgaataaGCCTTTTCTTTAAAAGtaatggcataaatgagccttttctggaatggcatatttgagccttttccctTCTACTTATGTACCAAATTAACAATCTTATTTTTAGAAAAGTCTTGCGCCaagtaaaaataactttactaaaaaaatatgtatatatctaacacaaaacgagaaaaaaaaattggaagcGGAGGTTAGGTGGGTGGGGTTGGTGAGAGCAAGTGGTAAAGCGggataagaaaaaataattttttttatgaaactaataattttttggGGAGATAGTAATACTTTATCtttaactaatactaataagttatttaattttgtaaaaggTGGAATGTTTTGTTGCTTGTGGAGTGTGATgtgccaattttttttaaataaaagagagaatGTAGGACACACACCATGAAGAGAGTGTAATAAAAGAGaggtgtttctcaaactaataaGTGATAGATTAAGTATGAAACTCACACTCCCGGTAGTTTAGGTATGGATTTCAAAAAAAGGTTAGTTTAGGTGTGTTATTGACACTTATCTCAAATTAGAATAAACAAAGTTGAGCATACAGTACCTACAAGACTACAATTTCCATTCCTCACGCAAGTGTAGGTTGGTGTGATTAGGGATTGCACCGGGGTGGGTTGAAGCTTAACCCACAGAATTTTAAACCACCCTGCCCGGCTTCAACATTTTCTCCTATTTTAACCTGCCCCACCCCACTTAAGGTTATCTctacttttctttcttttcttaatttcgTTATTTCGCTACAACACATAATTTAACATTAAATCATATGTTTTTAAGAATGAAGATCTAGTTTAATTATAAACTCAGTTTGTTATTTCGCTAAAACACAAATTTTACAGTTACTAAACCTTAAGGCGACAATATATCCAAACTGAATCAAATTCAATTTGGCTTAGAAgtgatttcaaataaatttccaGAACTAAAAACCAATTTTTTTCTGgctaaaaataattgattttaagaAATCATACAAAGTACTTGTTTGAAAACCTTGgagaaagagagaagagaatAATTAGTTAAGAGATTAGACTAGGAGAGCGAAGGGAAAAAGTTTCAAACCGCAACCTGCCCCGctaaatttctttaaaaaattgttcCACCCAGCCCCGCCCGCATAGACTGAGACCTGTCCCACCCCATTGCCATCCTAGATGCAATTGTAATATCCAGAGCCTATGTGAAGCAGTTCTCTATACAAATTAGTCAAAATTTAACATTGATCAAGAGACGAGCTGAAACAGAGATAATGAGGCCCAGAGAAAGATTATGCCAGTTGAGGCAAAAATATAGCTACCCACTCCTATATATTCCTCTAGGTGTCACTTGAGACTTGTTAAGATGAGGTCTTAAGAAACAAGATTTATATTTAGTTTAGAATATCTGTCTTTAAAACTTGTACTACAGTAGATTAGAAAAATCTTGTTTCAAGTAGAGTTAAGGGGAAATGATAAGTAAAGATTATGGATCTACACTATTCCTGTTAATTAGTGCTCTCAAACAATGATTTCTAGACACTGAATCAATAATGGTTCCACAGATAAGGAAGAACATATTCTAAGAACAATAAAATGAAAGATAGGAAGGAGAGACAAGTAAAATGATAGACAATGACAAAATAATCGGCATAAAAGGATGTCTTACCATCCTTGGGGTGCTTCTCCCATGTAGTGTCTTCTTAGCAGCTACTGAAAAGGCTTGTGCAGCTTCAGCATCAGCTTCAGCAGCCTCAGCCTCCCTACCAGCCTCCTCAGCTTCAGCTATGGCTTCTTCTGCTTCAGCAACCGCTTGTGCAGCAGCAGCTGCAGCCTCTTGAGGTGTCATGTTCCTCATTCTAGCTAGCTCTAAATCTATCTGAGATGTACTAAGCATGGTCATATCATCCCGATCAATCTTGGGGAAGATCCTCTGCCTGCTGTCCAAAAGTGGAAGGGACAGGTTTCTTCTACTGTCAGATGGTGTTGACGTAGGTACTATTCTATACCTACGCTtcatctaaaagaaaatatactattatgatcaatcaagaagaagaaaaattactAGGCATCCAATTCCAATTCTGATTGTAATCACTCTAGGGTTAGGTGAGAGGATCAATAAGCCAATAACAGAGATGTCAGGTACAGAACAAAAATCACCTTGATAAGTTTCCCTGTTGCAGTTAAATACTTCAGTTTCCCGGACAGTAGCCTTTTAAAATTTGGAGGTGCCCAGTACTGGTCCTAAAAGAATAGAAAGAGTGGAGCATTCAATAGAATAGTCTGACGGATGCAGCCATAAATTCTGGTTTTGATACGAACTAAGGTCCAGCAATCATGACATTTACACATCAACTAAGATCTGTAAGATGACTTTTATGTCACACAATTGAACATAAATGTATTAACCAAAAATATTGTCAGGCAGAATGCATAAACCAATTGTAGATCATTGAGAACCTGATCAATAAAGCCACTACATTGGGGATGAGATAGACAAAGTTATCCCGTGGACTCAGATATCTCATGGGGTTACTTATCCCACCATATATATGGTACAACTTATCCCATCATTGTAGTACAAATGACGGGATAAATAATGTTAGGACTAACTATACCCC is a genomic window containing:
- the LOC107002893 gene encoding telomere repeat-binding factor 1-like — translated: MGAPKQKWTSEEEAALKAGILKHGPGKWRTILKDPEFSGVLCLRSNVDLKDKWRNMTVMANGWGSREQARLAVKKMRQAPKQDGSPLTDTTAAESDEEAAETRTVTTSSGSPQTHGSKRSMIRLDNLIMEAINTLKEPGGSNKITIAEYIEDQYWAPPNFKRLLSGKLKYLTATGKLIKMKRRYRIVPTSTPSDSRRNLSLPLLDSRQRIFPKIDRDDMTMLSTSQIDLELARMRNMTPQEAAAAAAQAVAEAEEAIAEAEEAGREAEAAEADAEAAQAFSVAAKKTLHGRSTPRMMIHA